The Mustela nigripes isolate SB6536 chromosome 6, MUSNIG.SB6536, whole genome shotgun sequence DNA window CtctgttgaagagactggctTTCGTCAGGCCAATCCCAGGTTATAAAGGACGGGAGGAGAATGGGGCTCTGGGCAGTCCACCTCCCCCGGGGGAGCCCCTCAGCGAGTCAGTGGGctggggctctctgtgcctccaccCTCTGCATGGGGAACACCATCCGGGCCCTGGTGGCCTTTGTCCCCGCCGACTGCTGCCAGAGCTACCTGGTCAGAGACCTCCGGGAGATGCCGACGGACAAGATGGTGGATCTGAGTGGGAACCAGCTCCGCCGCTTCCCTGTGCACGTGTGTTCCTTCCGGGAGCTGGTCAAGCTCTACCTGAGTGACAACCACCTCAACAGCCTGCCTCCGGAGCTGGGGCAGCTCCAGAATCTGCAGATCTTGGCCCTGGATTTCAACAACTTCAAGGCTCTGCCTCAGGTGGTGTGTACTTTGAAACAGCTCTGCATCCTCTACCTGGGTAACAACAAACTTTGCGACCTCCCCAGTGAGCTGAGCCGGCTCCAGAATCTCCGGACCCTGTGGGTCGAGGCCAACTGCCTCACGCAGCTGCCAGATGTGGTCTGCGAGCTGAGGCTCCTTAAGACTCTGCACGCCGGCTCCAATGCCTTGCGTCTGCTGCCAGCCCGACTCCAGCGCCTCCAGGAGCTGAGGACCATCTGGCTCTCAGGCAACCTGCTGACTGACTTCCCCGCTGTGCTATTGCACATGCCCTTCCTGGAGGTGATTGATGTGGACAGGAACAGTATCCATTACTTCCCCAGCCTGGCTCACCTGTCAAGTCTGAAGCTGGTCATCTATGACCATAATCCTTGCAGGAATGCACCCAAGGTGGCCAAAGGGGTCCGCCGTGTAGGAAGATGGGCCGAGGAGACGCCAGAGCCTGACCCCAGAAAGGCCAGGCGCTATGCCTTGACCCAGGAGGAAAGCCAGGATGGAGAGGCACCTGCCCTGCCTTCTCTACTTCTTCCTCCCAACTCCTGAATGCTTCAGTTGTCAGTCGAGGCCAAGGACACAACTCCAGTGTCTTCTGGAGACCTTCTGGAGACCTCTCCTTTAGAGTGCAAAGAATTGCTCGGGGACATGTGGGGTGCCTTTGCAAAAAACTTCTGGCCAACATCTCTACCAAAGTGAAGCTGTGTGCTCTGGGGAGCATGAGGACTTCTTTGCAAGAAAATCAGCTTCTCCAAACTGAAGAACAAGAAGTGCTAGGACattttgtccttctccctctccagaaaTGGCTGGTCACGATTCTCATGACCTCCTCAAATAAGGTATTTATTAAAGAATTCACCTGAGTTCTGGTGGCCTGGCTCCAGCTCTTTGCAGGGTATATCGGTGTTACTGTGAATGACCATAAGTGATAAGAAAATATTGCTAACTTGggtcactttttaaaagacagttctACCTAATCAGTCAGACTCAGAGACTCGGTGCTGTTGCAAAGGCTCAAGATGAAGCTTTTTCCCTGCAGCTCAGTGCAAGCCGAGAAGACCCCTGATGGAAAAATGCCTCCTGATGGAGTCTGGCTGCCACTTCACACTTGACAGAGGTTCACGCTGACTGAGCTGGTTTATCCCTAAGGGGTTTGACCCAAGGTCTGCTCTCAACCGCTTACTGTTACTACAATGCTAGAAGTCATCCAGACAGTAGACAACGTGGTCTTATCAAAAGCAAGCCCAGTTGTAATCCTGCCTGCCTCTGTAGAGCACAGCCCTTCTGTTTACTCACATTCACGAACCAGAGCAGAACTGAATCCCATTCCGAGGAAACCACATTTCCAGAGCTGTATTAGAATAAAGGTAGTAGGTGAAAAAGGTTTACTTGAAACAAGCATCTGGAAATCTGAGTTGCAGGTTGTGGTATACATAGGACACTTCTGACTCTAGCCGTATATACAGCCTTTGTTctgatttgttttgatttttgtagATAAAATGGGACTTTTGATGGTCAGTATAGAGCTTAGATATTTTGGctgttttttaatatgtaaattgtGAACTTTTCTTCTTCCCACAAATACATCAACCTTAAAGATGCTGCTGTCACAATGGGTGATTTAATATAGTACTTAATGTTCTTGAACCTTTCCATCAAGGACACAAAAAGTATAATCTTTACTAAaacttttgtttagtttttagttACTTTTGCTGTAAAAGCATCTTTGCCCAGCAAAGTCTGGTCCTAAAATGACACTGCACAGactattttcatgtgttttcctACTATAAATATTTCTTGCTAAACCAGAGGAAGAAAGTTTGGTATCACAATCTCTTCCTATTGCTACCTCCCACTATGCAGTGTATCTACAACCCACTGATTAGACTGCCAAGAGATCCTTTTAATCATTCAATGTCATAGGCTGTCAAATATTTAAGTCCTTTAGTAACCAGTCCAGATTTCTATTAGGCAGCTAGGATTTACagtttattttctcatgtttGACTGAAATCAAACTATACTCAGCTGATGCTAGAAACCCCTTCTGGGCTGTATCTATAGTCAGCCTTATAGAtggctctttttcttttgaccctgtcttcctcctcctgagATTAATGGGCCCACCTTTTCCAATACAGCTGTAGGCTGCAGCCACCAAACAAGTGTGACACCAGCTGACGTGTACACACTGCTCGTCTAATGAGCTAACTGCTCTGAACTGAATGCAAATTATAAACATTTGGCACACAGTCAAGAGATTCTCTTCTAATATACAACAAACATTTCTCAaacaatatgtttaaaatttcacCACTGATTTAGCTACCCAAAAATGTTTTTGCTACAGgatttcaataaattatttataaagtaacCATGCAAGTGCATATTAACAGTTCCACAACCCTctgatgttttcttaaaattctgacATAATTAGAAAGTTCAAAAGGGGAGAAAGCACCACCAAATGTAacttttttctcctaattttaaAAGTCCCAAAACCTAAATGTTATGTTatcagaaaaatctttttaagattgatttgagagagagaacgcaagtgCACACATGgggtgagaggggcagaaggagagagaatcctaaggaaCTATTACTAAACAACATGACGGGATGGGAGGAATCAAGATAGTACTGAGACAGCCAGATACGTAGGCTATGAGCAGCAGTCACCACTCATGAAGCTAGATGAACAGGGAACAGCAATGTTATCCTAATTTTCTAAGAGGTAAAAGGCATGAAGAAAGAGGCTACCAGCAGAACAGCACTGATAGGTCTCACAAGGATGCAGACATTTCCAGAGACAAAGAgcaaaatcaggaagaaaatatcAATTCCCTATCTCCACATCCTGCCTGTGCCTCCTAAGTTAAACCACAGGAATCTGTGAGGCAGTCAGCAAGGAAAGTGGGCCAGTGGCCTCTAAGCAGGCAAAAACCAGATCCTTGCTTGAAGACAGTAAAAGGAGAATAGAGTATACATATTAACcttcaaagaaaaactgaaagctacTTAGAATAGACTTAAAAATCCCAAGAACTTGGACAATTTTTCATGTGGTTACTATTTACACTCCAAATCTCTATCTACTTCAATGTCCCAAGTTTTGTGGAAAACTCACTGCTGCCATATTTACTGTTCCTGAGTTACAAGAAACTCCATCCTAAGATTCCTACAGGAACACGGGGGCCTATGTTATTTAAGTTCTGATTGAGAAGACATTAAAATTCATGATCATGAGATAGTCTAGGTTTATGATAACAACGTAAGGGCTTCAATGGCTATGAATTCAAAG harbors:
- the LRRC10 gene encoding leucine-rich repeat-containing protein 10, whose amino-acid sequence is MGNTIRALVAFVPADCCQSYLVRDLREMPTDKMVDLSGNQLRRFPVHVCSFRELVKLYLSDNHLNSLPPELGQLQNLQILALDFNNFKALPQVVCTLKQLCILYLGNNKLCDLPSELSRLQNLRTLWVEANCLTQLPDVVCELRLLKTLHAGSNALRLLPARLQRLQELRTIWLSGNLLTDFPAVLLHMPFLEVIDVDRNSIHYFPSLAHLSSLKLVIYDHNPCRNAPKVAKGVRRVGRWAEETPEPDPRKARRYALTQEESQDGEAPALPSLLLPPNS